In Acropora muricata isolate sample 2 unplaced genomic scaffold, ASM3666990v1 scaffold_749, whole genome shotgun sequence, one genomic interval encodes:
- the LOC136907492 gene encoding uncharacterized protein: protein MGDFQRFPSVFSFIVVCAVAIIRLTDGSSITWFEPPPFEIVTDPATVSEVNKSLIKGSLNEEVNCNFSLTADLSLITVSMKFEGSSIVNYVRLQDQHVVSVQPGFERRFNATWDPNRLTLILFNVTSADEGEYRCEVLALGSSGQTWARIIQVSLLDIESPRVSITSTSAPEKVSPRVSTTPTSAPEAESSSVSTTPTSAPETERPSAFTTHTSAPAVSGTTTRVHYGQARELIFVIVLVSLLDSLL, encoded by the exons atgggcgattttcaaaggTTTCCTTCAGTCTTCAGTTTTATCGTTGTTTGTGCAGTGGCTATCATTCGCTTGACAG ATGGCAGCAGCATAACTTGGTTTGAGCCTCCTCCGTTTGAGATAGTAACAGATCCCGCAACCGTTTCTGAAGTTAATAAAAGTTTGATCAAAGGATCTCTCAATGAAGAAGTAAACTGTAACTTCAGCTTGACGGCGGACTTGAGTTTGATAactgtttcaatgaaatttgaaGGCTCCTCTATTGTGAATTACGTGCGCTTGCAGGACCAACACGTAGTATCGGTTCAACCAGGTTTTGAGCGTCGTTTCAATGCAACCTGGGATCCCAATAGACTGACGTTGATTTTGTTCAATGTAACGTCTGCGGACGAAGGAGAATATCGCTGTGAGGTGTTAGCTCTTGGAAGCTCAGGACAAACTTGGGCGAGGATAATTCAAGTCTCGCTACTCG ATATTGAAAGTCCACGTGTGTCTATCACTTCCACAAGTGCACCAG AGAAAGTAAGTCCAAGGGTGTCGACCACTCCTACAAGTGCACCAG AGGCAGAAAGTTCAAGTGTGTCTACCACTCCCACAAGTGCACCAG AGACAGAACGTCCAAGTGCGTTTACCACTCACACAAGTGCACCAG CTGTGTCAGGGACAACTACGCGCGTGCACTATGGACAAGCAAGAGAACTCATCTTCGTTATCGTTCTCGTATCTCTACTTGACTCTCTCTTGTAA